The Methylomarinum vadi genome has a window encoding:
- a CDS encoding oxygen-binding di-iron domain-containing protein — MRNIILFDSQQHKFILLNESEPGEEEGVRSNQYLVMHGEKGVLLDPGGFGVMPSVLAELVRYVDTDNIAAIVLSHQDPDIVGGISTWLEITHAPVYVSNIWLRFLPHYGIADMKKFVGVPDAGMRCDISEDFSLRLLPAHFLHSEGQINTYDPIAKILFTGDIGAAMLPSDIEYEFVDDFEAHMPYIEGFHRRYMVCNKAARMWVEAVSELEIKMLAPQHGPVYRGRAVQDFLEWFRRLECGVDLMTRSGHFLWEQA; from the coding sequence ATGCGCAATATTATCTTGTTTGATTCGCAACAACATAAATTTATTTTACTGAACGAAAGCGAACCCGGCGAGGAAGAGGGGGTGCGGTCGAACCAATATCTGGTCATGCACGGCGAAAAAGGGGTGTTGCTCGATCCAGGCGGTTTTGGCGTCATGCCCAGCGTGTTGGCCGAATTGGTCCGTTATGTCGATACCGACAATATCGCTGCCATCGTTCTGTCCCATCAGGACCCTGATATCGTTGGTGGCATATCGACTTGGTTGGAAATAACCCATGCTCCGGTTTATGTTTCGAATATCTGGTTGCGGTTCTTGCCGCATTACGGCATTGCCGATATGAAAAAATTTGTCGGCGTACCGGATGCCGGCATGCGGTGTGACATCAGCGAGGATTTTTCCCTGCGGCTGTTACCCGCCCATTTTTTGCATTCGGAAGGCCAGATCAATACCTACGACCCGATCGCGAAAATTTTGTTCACAGGTGATATCGGCGCGGCGATGCTGCCGTCCGATATCGAATATGAATTTGTCGACGATTTCGAAGCCCACATGCCTTATATCGAGGGCTTCCATCGCCGCTACATGGTGTGCAACAAGGCGGCGAGAATGTGGGTGGAAGCTGTATCGGAACTGGAGATCAAGATGCTGGCACCGCAACACGGACCAGTTTATCGGGGGCGCGCGGTGCAAGATTTTCTGGAATGGTTTCGCAGGCTTGAATGCGGCGTCGATTTAATGACGCGTAGCGGACATTTCCTATGGGAGCAGGCATGA
- a CDS encoding symmetrical bis(5'-nucleosyl)-tetraphosphatase, with translation MSIYAIGDIQGCYDELLKLLDVVEFDENSDRLWFAGDLVNRGPKSLETLRFVKSLGETAVTVLGNHDLHLLATALKQRKAGKKDSLTPILEAPDRDELLHWLRHRPLFHHDGDFCLVHAGLPPQWDFAMTEKMARQVETLLQGPGYMDFFRSMYGDKPSQWSERLNPFEQARFTVNCFTRMRYCDLDGKLDFSQKGPLGSQPEHLLPWFAVPGRKSADMKIIFGHWSTLGYHESHNCYAIDTGCLWGGELTALKLGKRVNRFSVGCLQAKN, from the coding sequence ATGTCGATTTATGCCATAGGCGACATCCAGGGCTGTTACGACGAGTTGTTAAAATTATTGGATGTCGTCGAATTCGACGAAAACAGCGACCGTCTTTGGTTTGCCGGTGACTTGGTTAACCGCGGGCCGAAATCGCTGGAAACCTTGCGCTTCGTTAAATCGCTCGGCGAAACGGCGGTTACGGTGTTGGGGAACCATGATTTGCATTTGCTGGCCACGGCCTTGAAGCAGCGCAAAGCCGGTAAAAAAGATTCGCTCACGCCGATTCTGGAAGCGCCGGACCGTGACGAACTGCTGCATTGGCTTAGACACCGCCCCTTATTTCATCACGACGGCGATTTTTGCCTGGTCCATGCCGGATTGCCGCCGCAATGGGACTTCGCCATGACCGAAAAAATGGCCAGGCAAGTCGAGACATTGCTGCAAGGACCCGGTTACATGGATTTTTTCCGGTCCATGTATGGCGACAAGCCTTCGCAGTGGTCCGAACGGCTGAACCCGTTCGAACAGGCCCGCTTCACCGTCAACTGCTTCACCCGCATGCGATATTGCGATTTAGACGGTAAATTGGATTTCAGCCAGAAGGGGCCGCTGGGATCGCAACCGGAACACCTGCTGCCTTGGTTCGCCGTGCCCGGCCGTAAAAGCGCCGATATGAAAATCATCTTCGGCCACTGGTCCACGCTGGGCTATCACGAAAGCCATAATTGCTATGCCATCGACACCGGCTGTTTATGGGGCGGCGAACTGACCGCCTTGAAGCTGGGCAAGCGCGTAAACCGCTTCAGTGTCGGCTGTTTGCAGGCGAAGAATTAG
- a CDS encoding SPOR domain-containing protein, whose amino-acid sequence MARDYKHRAQPKKTAAKKTGVAWWKWLLVIILIGLFVFFLNYLRDSVPADKQASVKMTKKTLATPKAEKKPPKPKHQDKKPEEPRYDFYTILPEAEVVVPDYEIKTRAREERVGKAKPTHYMIQAGSFREFAEADKLRARLALMGIESRVEKARVGNVVWNRVKMGPFTHSSSVTSIKERLRQNGIDVIVTEQEG is encoded by the coding sequence ATGGCTAGAGATTACAAACATCGAGCACAGCCGAAAAAAACAGCCGCCAAAAAAACCGGCGTCGCCTGGTGGAAATGGCTGCTGGTCATTATCCTGATCGGCCTGTTCGTGTTTTTCCTGAACTATCTCCGCGACTCGGTTCCCGCGGATAAACAGGCTTCGGTGAAGATGACCAAGAAAACACTGGCTACGCCTAAAGCGGAGAAAAAACCTCCTAAACCGAAGCATCAAGACAAAAAGCCCGAGGAACCCCGTTACGACTTCTACACCATTTTGCCGGAAGCGGAAGTCGTCGTGCCCGACTACGAAATCAAGACCCGCGCCCGCGAGGAGCGAGTCGGCAAGGCCAAACCCACCCACTACATGATTCAGGCCGGTTCGTTCCGGGAGTTCGCCGAGGCCGACAAACTACGGGCAAGATTGGCTCTGATGGGCATCGAATCGCGGGTCGAAAAAGCCAGGGTCGGCAATGTCGTCTGGAACCGGGTCAAGATGGGGCCTTTTACCCATTCGTCCAGCGTCACCAGCATCAAGGAACGTTTGCGACAAAACGGCATCGACGTGATCGTAACGGAACAGGAAGGCTGA
- the argS gene encoding arginine--tRNA ligase: MKQKLEGLLEQALEVLKSDNLIDKEIAPNIIIERARDAQHGDFASNLALMLAKAAKSNPRQLAEKIVAAIPSDPAINKIEIAGPGFINFFINADAQFEIVKQIHEAGREFGLSKAGSGKKVQVEFVSANPTGPLHVGHGRGAAYGSAVADLLEAAGFEVAREYYVNDAGRQMDILATSIWLRYLEECGEIVPFPSNGYRGEYIREIAFNLHKSSENEYRHPAELVMEDIPPDEAQGGDKEKHIDALIERAKTLLGPTQYRDVFQAGLNEILDDIKDDLEEFGVTYQHWFSERLLMEDGSIKEALQRLQDGGHLYKKDGAVWFASSKLGDEKDRVVVRDNGQTTYFASDIAYHMNKLDRGFDEIINIWGADHHGYIPRVRAAMQALGADESKLKVLLVQFAVLYRGEEKVQMSTRSGEFITLRQLRNEVGKDAARFFYVMRKSEQHMDFDLKLATSRTNENPVYYVQYAHARVCSVFRQLDEKGWNRNHLLGMENLWQLTEEHESALITTLSKYPEILERSAIQHEPHQLTHYLRELANQFHTYYNAHQFLVEEAALRDARLNLIDAVRQVLANGLHLLKITAPEAM, encoded by the coding sequence ATGAAACAAAAGCTGGAAGGCCTGCTCGAACAGGCGCTTGAAGTCCTTAAATCCGACAACCTCATCGATAAAGAAATAGCGCCCAACATTATCATCGAAAGAGCCCGCGACGCCCAGCACGGAGATTTCGCCAGCAATCTGGCGCTGATGCTGGCCAAGGCGGCCAAATCAAACCCCAGGCAATTGGCGGAAAAAATCGTCGCCGCCATTCCGAGCGATCCCGCGATCAACAAAATAGAGATCGCCGGCCCCGGTTTCATTAACTTTTTCATCAATGCCGACGCCCAATTCGAGATCGTCAAACAAATCCACGAAGCCGGCCGCGAATTCGGTTTAAGCAAGGCCGGCTCCGGTAAAAAGGTGCAGGTGGAATTCGTTTCCGCCAACCCGACCGGACCGTTGCATGTCGGCCACGGTCGCGGCGCGGCATACGGTTCTGCGGTCGCCGACCTGTTGGAGGCGGCCGGGTTCGAGGTGGCGCGCGAATATTACGTCAACGACGCCGGCCGGCAAATGGACATTCTGGCGACCAGCATCTGGCTGCGTTATTTGGAGGAATGCGGCGAAATCGTTCCCTTTCCCAGCAACGGCTATCGCGGCGAATATATCCGGGAAATCGCCTTCAATCTGCATAAAAGCAGCGAAAACGAATACCGCCATCCGGCCGAACTGGTGATGGAAGACATTCCGCCCGACGAAGCCCAAGGCGGCGATAAGGAAAAACACATCGACGCCCTAATCGAGCGCGCCAAGACCCTGCTGGGCCCGACCCAATACCGGGACGTGTTCCAGGCCGGGCTGAACGAGATCCTGGATGATATCAAGGACGATCTGGAAGAGTTCGGCGTCACCTATCAACACTGGTTTTCCGAACGCCTGCTGATGGAGGACGGCTCGATCAAGGAAGCCTTGCAAAGACTGCAAGACGGCGGCCACCTTTATAAAAAAGACGGCGCCGTCTGGTTCGCTTCCAGCAAGCTGGGCGACGAAAAGGACCGCGTGGTCGTGCGCGACAACGGCCAGACCACCTATTTCGCGTCCGATATCGCCTACCATATGAACAAGCTGGATCGCGGTTTCGATGAAATCATCAACATCTGGGGCGCCGATCACCACGGTTACATTCCTCGGGTTCGGGCGGCGATGCAGGCACTGGGTGCCGACGAATCGAAACTGAAAGTGCTGTTGGTGCAGTTCGCCGTATTGTATCGCGGCGAGGAAAAAGTGCAGATGTCGACCCGCTCCGGCGAATTCATTACCCTGCGCCAACTGCGCAACGAAGTCGGTAAGGACGCGGCGCGGTTTTTCTACGTCATGCGTAAATCTGAGCAACACATGGATTTCGACCTAAAGCTGGCCACGTCGAGGACCAACGAAAACCCGGTATATTACGTGCAATACGCCCATGCCAGGGTGTGTAGCGTATTCCGCCAACTCGACGAGAAGGGCTGGAACCGCAACCATTTGCTGGGCATGGAAAATCTGTGGCAATTGACCGAGGAGCACGAATCGGCGCTGATTACCACGCTGTCCAAATATCCGGAAATACTAGAACGTTCGGCCATCCAACACGAGCCCCATCAGTTGACCCATTATCTGCGCGAACTGGCCAACCAGTTCCATACCTATTACAACGCCCATCAATTTTTGGTCGAGGAGGCCGCCCTGCGCGACGCCCGTCTGAACCTGATCGATGCGGTCAGACAAGTGTTGGCTAACGGACTGCATTTGCTCAAGATCACCGCACCCGAAGCAATGTAA
- the yidD gene encoding membrane protein insertion efficiency factor YidD → MKTLLIKIVRLYQLLISPLLPPACRYHPTCSHYAIEALQVHGPVYGAWLTLKRLLRCQPWGGHGYDPVPPKKMAGKTRDRRH, encoded by the coding sequence ATGAAAACCCTGCTAATTAAAATCGTCCGTCTTTACCAACTATTGATTTCGCCGCTATTGCCGCCGGCTTGCCGCTATCACCCGACTTGCTCCCACTATGCGATCGAGGCATTGCAGGTTCACGGCCCCGTTTACGGCGCCTGGCTGACGTTGAAACGCCTGCTGCGCTGCCAGCCCTGGGGTGGTCATGGCTATGATCCGGTGCCCCCCAAAAAAATGGCCGGTAAAACCCGCGATCGGCGCCATTGA
- a CDS encoding putative bifunctional diguanylate cyclase/phosphodiesterase, with protein MNGFNTSGVFQQPHYLDKLRVQLMMQLSTMLESQNRTRSFAATISMLVKRVHGEILNDFAESIKKAEDPELADVLQRAMERCRHLDLAFDSLVDERQRQWYKNGKYLKEVIDEFNSTIRLLSSILIEKDLLEKQSQVLEKIILSHEKVSQWQQFVQEILTGFHAIFPFNFFFIAFAEERGLSLYCYYMGEFSDEARQSVRDHLYQETLRQLNLPADAPLDIEEFLIKANSSYRSLEEVKILTVSVPEHEPGFAGLLGIAFATTNEFSVQEQSIIRSLLSVMVMVVGSSKVLNRTMSELEYYSIHDPLTGIHNRRYFNDMLEYEIGRSERHQHAFSILLLDLDDFKDINDSYGHPLGDEVLKKIAESICQFMRKGDIATRMGGDEFAIILPETPASGAKVAAEKIRAHLQQLSFMSPEGKPFHITTSIGIISYPQDVQNVQELMSGVDVALYRAKDLGKNEVCEFNSAAHLTKIVRENRLLVEDLRCALNEERINPYFQPIVDCKTGEIYAYESVARLIEKDGSATTAGRFIETIEKYGLGRNLDRIMVRKVIEANKRIIDNQGEAKRLFINLSAQEIQGRGILGYAEELCNQLGVPPSSIVFEILERDAIGDMTNMGKFLANLRKKGFSFALDDFGSGYNSFHYLRELHFEFVKIDGAFIRNLPNSKIDRALVRNLSRLCQELDILIIGEFVESEEIFTLLQGMGVNFAQGFHIGMPQSYLVN; from the coding sequence ATGAACGGCTTCAATACTTCCGGCGTGTTCCAGCAGCCACATTATCTCGATAAGCTGAGAGTGCAGTTGATGATGCAGCTTTCCACGATGCTGGAAAGCCAAAATCGCACGCGTTCTTTTGCCGCCACCATCAGCATGCTGGTTAAGCGGGTTCATGGTGAAATCTTAAATGACTTTGCCGAGTCGATAAAAAAGGCCGAGGATCCGGAGCTAGCCGATGTATTGCAGCGGGCGATGGAGCGTTGCCGTCATCTGGATTTAGCCTTCGATTCGCTGGTCGATGAGCGGCAGCGGCAATGGTATAAGAATGGCAAATACCTGAAGGAGGTCATTGACGAGTTCAATTCGACCATCCGATTGCTATCCTCGATCTTAATTGAAAAAGATTTGCTGGAGAAGCAAAGTCAGGTGCTGGAAAAAATCATTCTATCGCATGAAAAAGTGTCGCAATGGCAGCAGTTTGTTCAGGAAATTTTGACCGGCTTTCATGCGATTTTTCCGTTTAATTTCTTTTTCATTGCTTTCGCCGAAGAACGCGGCTTGTCATTATACTGTTACTATATGGGCGAATTTTCCGATGAGGCAAGACAGAGCGTTCGCGACCATCTGTATCAGGAAACCTTGCGCCAGCTTAACTTGCCCGCCGATGCGCCGCTGGATATAGAGGAGTTCCTGATCAAGGCGAATTCCAGCTATCGCTCGCTGGAGGAGGTCAAGATCCTTACTGTCTCGGTGCCCGAACACGAGCCGGGGTTTGCCGGCTTGTTGGGCATCGCTTTTGCAACCACGAACGAATTCTCGGTCCAGGAACAAAGCATCATCCGCTCCCTGCTTTCGGTCATGGTGATGGTGGTCGGCTCGAGCAAGGTCTTGAACCGAACCATGTCGGAGCTGGAATACTATTCGATACACGATCCCTTGACCGGTATTCATAATCGCCGTTATTTCAACGATATGCTGGAATACGAGATCGGCCGCTCCGAACGGCACCAACATGCTTTCTCGATTTTATTGCTAGATCTGGACGATTTTAAGGATATCAACGATTCCTACGGGCATCCGTTGGGCGATGAGGTCCTGAAAAAGATTGCCGAGTCGATTTGTCAGTTCATGCGCAAGGGGGATATCGCGACACGCATGGGCGGCGATGAATTCGCCATCATTCTGCCGGAAACCCCTGCGAGCGGAGCGAAAGTGGCGGCCGAGAAGATTCGCGCGCATCTGCAGCAACTCTCGTTTATGAGTCCCGAGGGCAAGCCGTTTCATATCACCACGTCGATCGGCATCATCAGCTATCCTCAGGATGTGCAAAATGTCCAGGAGTTGATGTCGGGGGTCGATGTCGCTTTGTACCGCGCGAAAGACCTTGGCAAAAACGAGGTATGCGAATTCAATAGTGCCGCGCACTTGACCAAAATCGTGCGCGAGAACCGTCTGCTAGTCGAGGACTTGCGCTGTGCGTTGAACGAAGAGCGCATCAATCCCTATTTTCAACCGATAGTAGACTGCAAGACCGGCGAGATTTATGCCTATGAGTCGGTCGCCCGTCTGATCGAAAAAGATGGTTCGGCCACTACGGCCGGCCGGTTCATCGAAACCATCGAAAAATATGGGTTGGGTCGAAACCTGGACCGGATCATGGTGCGCAAGGTCATCGAAGCCAACAAGCGGATCATCGACAACCAAGGCGAGGCGAAACGCCTGTTCATTAATTTATCGGCACAAGAAATTCAGGGCCGGGGGATTCTCGGCTATGCCGAGGAGTTGTGCAATCAATTGGGGGTGCCGCCCAGCAGTATCGTATTCGAGATTCTGGAACGCGATGCCATCGGGGACATGACCAATATGGGCAAATTTCTGGCCAATTTGCGCAAGAAAGGCTTCTCTTTCGCGTTGGACGATTTCGGCAGCGGTTATAATTCCTTCCATTATCTGCGCGAACTGCATTTCGAATTCGTCAAAATCGACGGCGCTTTCATCCGCAACTTGCCCAATTCAAAGATCGACCGCGCCCTGGTGCGTAACTTGTCGCGTTTATGTCAGGAGCTCGATATCTTGATTATCGGCGAGTTCGTCGAGTCCGAAGAAATTTTCACGCTGTTGCAGGGGATGGGGGTCAATTTCGCCCAGGGTTTCCATATCGGCATGCCTCAAAGCTATCTGGTGAATTAG
- the bioA gene encoding adenosylmethionine--8-amino-7-oxononanoate transaminase has translation MQTLTTEQLLNLDRQHIWHPYTSIPARHPLYPVESASGVKLTLADGRELIDGMASWWSAIHGYNEPRLNAAAHRQIDILPHVMFGGLTHSPAVELVERLLAITPEALNRVFLCDSGSVSVEVALKMAIQYWQAQGKTAKSRFLALRGGYHGDTFGAMSVCDPVNGMHHLFSEVLPQNFFAPRPQSRFGGDWVADDINAAETIIAEHAGQIAAVILEPIVQGAGGMWFYHPNYLSEMRKLCDRYQVLLIADEIATGFGRSGRLFACEHAGIVPDILCLGKALTGGYLTLAATLTTENIAETISAGEAGCFMHGPTFMGNPLACSVAAASIDLLLDSDWQANIVRIEQRLTTGLAPCRNLPGVADVRVLGAIGVVEMREAVDVPQLQEKLIEHGVWLRPFGRLVYTMPPYIITDEQLNALTTAVYRSLAG, from the coding sequence ATGCAAACATTAACCACCGAGCAACTCCTGAATCTGGACCGCCAGCATATCTGGCATCCCTATACTTCGATACCGGCCAGACATCCGCTTTATCCAGTGGAATCCGCCAGCGGCGTCAAATTGACTTTGGCCGACGGCCGCGAATTGATCGACGGCATGGCTTCCTGGTGGTCGGCGATCCACGGCTATAACGAGCCGCGCCTGAATGCGGCCGCGCACCGGCAAATCGATATCCTGCCGCATGTAATGTTCGGCGGGCTGACTCATAGCCCGGCCGTCGAGCTGGTCGAGCGGCTGCTCGCCATCACTCCCGAAGCGTTGAACCGGGTCTTTCTCTGTGACTCGGGTTCGGTCAGCGTCGAAGTCGCCCTGAAAATGGCGATCCAGTATTGGCAGGCGCAAGGCAAAACCGCGAAGAGCCGCTTTCTCGCCCTACGCGGCGGCTATCACGGCGATACCTTCGGCGCCATGTCGGTATGCGACCCGGTCAACGGCATGCATCATTTATTCAGCGAAGTACTGCCGCAGAATTTTTTCGCCCCTCGCCCGCAAAGCCGATTCGGCGGGGACTGGGTGGCCGACGATATTAATGCCGCGGAAACCATCATCGCCGAACATGCCGGGCAAATCGCCGCGGTCATACTGGAGCCGATCGTCCAGGGTGCCGGCGGCATGTGGTTTTATCATCCGAACTATCTGAGCGAGATGCGAAAGTTGTGCGACCGCTATCAGGTCCTGCTGATCGCCGACGAAATCGCCACCGGCTTCGGCCGCAGCGGCCGCCTGTTCGCTTGCGAACACGCCGGAATCGTTCCCGACATCCTCTGCCTCGGCAAGGCGCTGACCGGAGGCTATCTGACCCTGGCGGCAACTCTAACGACAGAAAACATCGCCGAAACCATCTCCGCCGGGGAGGCCGGCTGTTTCATGCACGGCCCGACCTTCATGGGAAATCCCTTGGCCTGCAGCGTCGCCGCCGCCAGCATAGACCTATTGCTGGATTCGGACTGGCAAGCCAATATCGTTCGAATCGAACAGCGACTCACAACCGGGCTGGCACCGTGTCGAAACTTACCCGGCGTCGCCGATGTCAGAGTGTTGGGTGCGATAGGCGTCGTCGAGATGCGCGAGGCCGTCGATGTTCCTCAACTGCAGGAAAAGCTGATCGAACACGGCGTGTGGCTGCGGCCGTTCGGCCGCTTGGTATATACGATGCCGCCTTACATCATAACCGACGAGCAGTTGAACGCCCTGACAACGGCCGTTTATCGTTCGCTGGCCGGATAA
- a CDS encoding primosomal protein N' has translation MAKLAVASKQICKIAVPMPLYRLFDYLLPDSIDPASLQIGIRVSVPFGKQKKTGVLLEVCQDSEVQTNRLKTIGKILDRQSLLSQPDLQLLFWASRYYHHPLGEVLAAAFPVALRKGKDAVIQQEKAYVLSPKGKLLKPEQLKRAPKQQAMLALFQQSPGPLDSATLKEWNDNWRGTLKGLLDKKLIMLAQDNEMIDTPVCRQAPLTANAQQQQAIDRIRSTLGQFSVFLLEGVTGSGKTEVYMQVIEQVLQQNRQILVLLPEITLTPQLEQRFLQRFAVPIVSSHSKLTDNQRLNAWLMMQQGKGGIMLGTRSALFTPMARPGLIVLDEEHDSSFKQQEGFRFSARDVAVVRARNLGIPIVLGSATPSLESLYNVSQQRYHLLHLPERAGNAIKPRFQMLDIRNKKIQDGLSESLVAEINKTLAKQEQVLLFLNRRGYAPVQMCHSCGYVSRCRRCDANLVIHYDENRLRCHHCGSEQGLIRQCPVCQSGELRAIGLGTERIEKTLAELFPGKTVVRLDRDTTQRKGTLEDYLQRINRGQADIIVGTQMLAKGHHFPNVTLVALLDVDSGLFSIDFHSAEKLAQMIVQVAGRAGRAEKEGRVILQTRQPDHPLLTTLLREGYRAFARSALAERHMAALPPYSHQALLRVQAPNAQAPQQFLLAVVECLKVLNNGKTLVLGPVAAPMARRAGQFRFQLLLQSVQRKELHNLLDRLLPEIEQIPERKKVRWSLDVDPVDLY, from the coding sequence ATGGCTAAGTTGGCTGTTGCCTCGAAGCAAATCTGTAAAATCGCCGTGCCGATGCCGCTCTATCGGCTGTTCGATTATCTGCTGCCCGATTCCATCGATCCGGCTAGTTTGCAAATAGGCATCCGCGTCAGTGTGCCGTTCGGCAAACAAAAAAAGACCGGTGTGCTGCTCGAAGTCTGTCAAGACAGCGAAGTGCAAACGAACCGGTTGAAAACGATCGGCAAAATCCTCGACCGGCAATCATTGCTGTCACAGCCCGACTTGCAATTGCTGTTCTGGGCCAGCCGTTATTACCACCACCCGCTTGGCGAAGTGTTAGCCGCGGCCTTTCCGGTGGCTCTGCGTAAGGGCAAGGATGCGGTTATTCAACAGGAGAAGGCCTATGTGCTCAGTCCCAAGGGCAAATTGCTTAAACCCGAACAGCTGAAACGGGCGCCGAAGCAACAGGCGATGCTGGCGCTGTTTCAACAATCTCCCGGCCCGCTTGACAGCGCGACGTTAAAGGAGTGGAACGATAACTGGCGCGGCACGCTGAAAGGCTTGCTGGACAAGAAACTGATCATGCTGGCTCAGGACAACGAGATGATTGACACGCCCGTGTGCCGGCAAGCGCCATTGACCGCCAATGCCCAGCAACAACAAGCCATCGATCGCATCCGTTCGACACTGGGACAATTTTCCGTGTTTCTGCTCGAAGGCGTCACCGGCAGCGGTAAAACCGAAGTCTATATGCAGGTAATCGAACAGGTTTTGCAGCAAAACCGCCAGATACTGGTGCTACTGCCGGAAATTACGCTGACGCCGCAACTAGAGCAACGCTTCCTGCAACGCTTCGCCGTCCCCATCGTCTCCAGCCATTCCAAATTGACCGATAATCAACGCCTGAATGCCTGGCTCATGATGCAACAAGGGAAGGGAGGCATCATGCTCGGCACCCGTTCCGCGTTATTCACGCCGATGGCGAGGCCGGGCTTGATCGTTCTCGACGAAGAACACGATAGTTCCTTCAAGCAACAGGAGGGGTTTCGCTTTTCCGCCCGCGATGTCGCCGTGGTCAGGGCCAGAAACCTGGGTATTCCGATCGTGCTGGGTTCGGCGACGCCGTCGCTGGAAAGCCTGTATAACGTCAGCCAGCAACGTTACCATTTGCTGCACTTGCCGGAACGAGCGGGCAATGCGATCAAGCCCCGCTTTCAGATGCTCGACATCCGCAATAAGAAAATTCAGGACGGTCTGTCGGAATCGTTGGTCGCCGAAATCAACAAGACCCTGGCGAAACAGGAACAAGTGCTGCTGTTCCTGAACCGGCGCGGCTATGCCCCGGTGCAGATGTGCCATAGCTGCGGCTATGTCTCGCGCTGCCGGCGCTGCGATGCCAACCTGGTAATCCATTACGACGAGAATCGCCTGCGTTGCCATCACTGCGGCAGCGAGCAAGGCCTGATCAGGCAATGTCCCGTCTGCCAAAGCGGCGAACTGCGCGCCATCGGTCTCGGCACCGAACGCATCGAGAAAACCCTGGCGGAATTATTCCCCGGCAAAACAGTCGTGCGCCTCGACCGCGATACCACGCAACGCAAGGGAACGTTGGAAGACTATCTGCAACGAATCAACCGGGGGCAGGCCGACATCATTGTCGGCACGCAGATGCTGGCGAAAGGCCATCATTTCCCCAACGTCACGCTGGTCGCGCTGCTCGATGTCGACAGCGGCTTATTCAGCATCGATTTTCACAGCGCGGAAAAACTGGCGCAGATGATCGTACAGGTAGCCGGGCGCGCCGGGCGCGCGGAAAAAGAGGGCAGGGTGATCCTGCAAACCCGCCAACCCGACCATCCGTTGCTGACTACATTATTGCGCGAGGGCTACCGGGCTTTCGCTCGCAGCGCGCTGGCGGAACGGCACATGGCCGCGCTGCCGCCTTACAGCCATCAGGCATTGCTGCGAGTACAGGCGCCCAACGCGCAAGCGCCGCAACAATTCCTGCTGGCCGTGGTGGAATGTTTGAAGGTACTAAACAACGGCAAGACCCTGGTTTTGGGACCAGTTGCGGCGCCGATGGCCAGACGGGCCGGTCAATTTCGTTTTCAATTGTTATTGCAAAGCGTCCAACGCAAGGAGCTGCACAACCTACTGGATAGACTGTTACCGGAAATCGAGCAAATCCCGGAAAGAAAAAAAGTCCGCTGGTCGCTGGATGTCGACCCGGTCGATCTTTATTAG